A single Anopheles funestus chromosome 2RL, idAnoFuneDA-416_04, whole genome shotgun sequence DNA region contains:
- the LOC125763745 gene encoding E3 ubiquitin-protein ligase TRIP12, whose protein sequence is MAESVGKQVLSAVTEGHHHLQQQPTKQQTKDQQHQRKDVAVGSCSYTYNSENRRSRAGKSSKGEVARNSSSSTRELSGAVAQAQSSAKQECSDSADKASQPRSSVKRKHSLPLNSAADPPHGTFSAEHLSVKRQSLNTKVTAGQQSGVAAVPVAYRTRSRTTSKELVFTAASNSSLVSSSNTAEQGFDFRNQQHQASGTPSKIVDVRNNRSKSSTKVGASSSKGGGTGFGPHESTKTTSNNIISERNTTSDRSSSSTSIPSSALTVENNITPVIGAPVEAHQPKAKRGSLVSASNRVNGEDKSVCTTSSLASSSRAISKNKGRKSGGTSSSSTKILRKIADRKNLLVEETKPVSKAIIKSGQRRTKGDRKWHQETASVTTSPSSLSASTVEPSTVEGLTIRNLRSHQHNQQQQQQHITLTATVNELGIVTGAQVSSSAVPSASTSSYSASTCSTGGAQVPKKRQKVGGDHNNQHNYHHHQQYQQQHPNLGARLAARSSGSREQQQHNHHLPTTVSLQHYQQQQQQQHHLVVHHHQGQQPLPQHYTLHSQQISHFSTQQQQHFQHYQPQHLQAHPQQLLHQQQFAVGESSGLHLPHQYEAGAPSSTSVQQGRSSGSVGGLLRRSSRGKSSHSSATTGSCVSSNPTNNPYHQPQSQSASSSSRSGSHHHHHHRGGGGGGVATGAVHLSNAATVIAGTSSSKGSSSKGAILLATSFDGTGAVGGIGGGSGSGPSTSNAMANDGSRNNNNNNNSGNDGANAQQQQQSHPFIKLTKAALGGGGSSSASSSGGVPPHQSTSSSTIPDVNMLHSAGTTGAGTTASTSSGSGAAGSSGVPPHPDSESDDSEVGRLQALLEARGLPPHLFGALGPRMHHLLHRTMGTNSSSSKAQQLLQGLQCPDESQQLQAAIEMCQMLVMGNEDTLAGFPIKQVVPALITLLRMEHNFDIMNNACRALAYMLEALPRSSGTVVDAIPAFLEKLQVIQCMDVAEQSLTALEILSRRHNKSILQANGVSSCLTFLDFFSINAQRAALAITANCCLNLHTEEFHFVKESLALLARLLAQQDKKSVESICTAFYRLVDSFQHDQAVLQEIASMELLKNCQQLLVVTPSVLNSGTFTNVVRMLSVMCANCPDLAITLLKNDIASTLLYLLTGSAESVTSDVELVPRSPSELYEITCLIGELMPRLPTDGIFAVDALLERPQPTVQDAVQWQWRDDRGVWRPYSFIDSRMIEAAHLNSDDEISLSTLGRTYTIDFHSMQQINEDTGTTRSVQRKINHQLLAQQGAAAAAAAEAAAAVTAPVIVTPPTASGSAVKAVSAECSAIMGSVENATTSTAVAVIGTGSLNLATRPPNAQRDARIACLKEERGLAAEFIRNLFSVLYEVYSSSAGPSVRYKCLRALLRMVYFANGDLLRDVLKNQLVSSHIAGMMASNDMRIVVGAMQMADILMHKLPEVFGMHFRREGVMHQFKQLTDPSIPICAAPSPKSAGGTQSAPASATIHPAGGSSGGQTFDFDSSAIASSSKVGGGQVAIAIGGNAGGSHVKNLSSAMMMASSKMSSHHHHQHVPHHHHLPQQSVSSAAGAMAMTSSSNNYTTASASASAINLNKPSSMRQQAAVHHHHHLMNLMPHSVGGHVSVPGQHLPVANLHHHLDAGTSGATVQPVVQPTPGTSIVTATVTTTGNGNILLNAIYNSAAAAAMNPMNHHQSHPQAHSHPHAVPQHQSNHPQQPTGASVAHMYQSTQHFSDAFTGYNVAVSNQTNVALLTGTTVVGTSAGTAVVSNSNTGIHGVGVAQGIVVSPNNSSPATNTGHHASHEGSSSSNGNNAGQLKMSDILKRKVPPKRKSQGSSKSKSRHDDAHTSGGASSSSVGHGATSLSTGSGVASNSGSSGGVSSVMQEFINKATTMGTSSTSSGRHTPASGSGSSRSRFTGASSKTTSFLASLNPARWGRQSSSSSSASTSHNASSSGSGYGKDGSSGSSLNKSHSNSNLIAAGNREKARQWIRDQAVLFVNRYSADTTSGTAEGASGIGGGALEQHPACTILIRLTDAIRKLDGRRDECLNALQELRDILMESDISPFEVNHSGLIRAMLNYMANDENPLVERATRLRMFLHVFAGLPLDANYSHVGTGMPAGMDGAAFSALVAKLNGCVTQLEQFPVKVHDFPAGVGGRSNTSALKFFNTHQLKCNLQRHPECTNLRQWKGGTVKIDPLALVQAIERYLVVRGYGGIRVDSEEDSEEDIDNIDAAAMISMGGLKHKLQFLIGEHVLPYNMTVYQAIRQYSPLVNDQSETDTDTETPIGSASIWVQQHTIYYRPVEEESSGSNKGASGSSRKNSKNSSQSKLMRRKPEFWIDGQVPAVVSPLGPFLTSKLPDVVTVQDASLDALCMLRIINALNRQWATLYFSVPHIPIVPQADFIHSKIAAKASRQLQDPLVIMTGNLPQWLQQIAVACPFLFPFETRHLLFYAVSFDRDRALQRLLDTTPDLNSADTSERVTPRLDRRKRAISREDILKQAESIIQDFGHSKALLEIQYENEVGTGLGPTLEFYALVSTELQRCDLGLWNDSDSYKNNNQQSTSIADNIVKSSIGGGGLEDASLDTTTTATTMTLVSMTTTRSSLGSNRGSEEAANNSVSGVSDDNSSFIISNDNSLNMLIEQSDHLLQLNPQQAELENNSTPPPALPPSSFADVEGLMITPLSGVGIGGTTDGTGSLAVTGGGAISYVNAPRGLFPIPLSKTAKTSQISRLKHKFKFLGKFMAKAVMDSRMLDLPFSIPFYRWMLSEESSLGLSDLGQIAPEVQSTLLRLNEIVKQRDQIQADPKLNAMVKTEKIEALDLDGCPISDLGLDFVLPGHPNIELRRGGRDMAVTISNLHQYISLVTHWFLAEGVSRQFEALREGFDTVFPMSRLQMFYPEELENVFCGSGIGGTNLQRWDVRMLSESCRTDHGFSQDSPAIQFFYDILATYNRDEQRLFLQFVTGSPRLPTGGFKSLTPPLTIVRKKMDGNQNPDEYLPSVMTCVNYLKLPDYSNREVMRQKLKIAASEGSMSFHLS, encoded by the exons ATGGCCGAATCCGTTGGTAAGCAAGTGCTCTCTGCAGTGACGGAGGGGCATCATCATCTAcagcaacaaccaacaaagcaacaaacgaAGGATCAGCAACATCAACGAAAAGACGTCGCCGTCGGTAGCTGTAGCTATACATATAATAGTGAAAACCGTCGTTCTAGAGCAGGAAAGTCGTCAAAGGGGGAAGTAGCCAGAAATAGTTCATCCTCTACACGGGAGTTATCCGGAGCAGTCGCACAAGCACAATCCTCTGCAAAGCAAGAGTGTTCCGATTCGGCTGATAAAGCAAGTCAACCTCGTAGTAGCGTAAAACGAAAGCACAGCTTACCACTGAACAGTGCTGCCGATCCGCCACACGGCACCTTTTCAGCTGAACATCTATCCGTGAAACGGCAGTCATTGAATACTAAAGTAACAGCCGGTCAGCAGTCTGGGGTTGCTGCTGTTCCAGTAGCCTACCGTACACGGTCGCGTACTACTTCTAAAGAGCTTGTGTTCACCGCGGCCAGCAATAGCAGTTTGGTAAGCTCAAGTAACACAGCTGAGCAGGGGTTTGATTTCAGAAACCAACAGCATCAAGCATCTGGAACGCCTTCTAAAATAGTAGACGTTCGAAATAATCGCAGCAAATCATCTACCAAAGTAGGAGCATCTTCATCAAAGGGAGGAGGTACCGGTTTCGGTCCTCATGAAAGTACAAAGACAACAAGCAATAATATAATATCCGAGCGTAATACAACATCTGATCGCAGCAGTTCGTCAACGTCAATTCCTTCCTCTGCATTGACAGTCGAAAATAACATAACGCCTGTAATTGGTGCCCCTGTTGAAGCTCATCAACCAAAGGCGAAGCGGGGTTCCCTTGTCAGTGCAAGTAATCGGGTTAACGGGGAAGACAAAAGTGTCTGCACTACCTCATCGCTTGCCTCTTCGTCTCGTGCAATAAGCAAGAACAAGGGGAGAAAATCCGGCGGTACCTCCTCGTCTTCGACGAAGATTTTGCGTAAAATTGCAGATCGAAAAAATTTACTCGTAGAAGAGACTAAACCCGTGTCAAAGGCAATTATAAAATCAGGCCAACGACGCACTAAAGGTGATCGCAAGTGGCACCAAGAAACAGCATCTGTTACTACAAGTCCCTCGTCGTTAAGTGCTTCTACAGTAGAGCCATCAACGGTCGAAGGATTAACAATTCGAAACTTGCGTTCTCATCAGCAtaaccaacaacagcagcaacagcatatAACGCTTACTGCGACCGTAAACGAACTAGGAATCGTCACAGGTGCGCAAGTATCTTCAAGCGCAGTACCGTCTGCATCAACTTCGTCGTATTCAGCTTCTACTTGTTCGACAGGCGGTGCGCAAGTGCCCAAAAAGCGCCAGAAAGTGGGGGGGGATCATAATAATCAGCAtaactaccaccaccaccagcaatatcagcagcagcaccccAATCTGGGGGCAAGACTAGCGGCACGTAGTAGCGGAAGTAgagagcagcagcaacacaatCATCATTTACCGACTACAGTTAGTCTACAGCAttaccagcaacagcagcagcagcagcatcatttgGTAGTCCATCACCATCAAGGTCAGCAACCGTTGCCGCAACACTACACGCTACATTCCCAGCAGATATCTCATTTTTccacacagcaacagcaacacttTCAACACTACCAGCCACAGCATCTGCAGGCGCATCCTCAGCAACTGCTTCATCAACAGCAGTTTGCTGTGGGCGAATCGAGTGGCTTGCATCTGCCGCACCAGTACGAAGCAGGAGCACCGAGTAGTACATCTGTACAGCAAGGGCGTAGCAGTGGAAGTGTTGGAGGTTTACTAAGACGCAGTTCTCGGGGCAAGAGTTCCCATTCATCCGCAACCACGGGGTCTTGCGTTAGCTCAAATCCAACCAACAATCCCTACCACCAACCACAATCGCAATCcgcgtcatcatcgtcacggTCCGGtagccatcatcatcatcatcaccgaggtggtggtggtggcggcgtaGCAACCGGTGCCGTACATTTGAGCAACGCGGCCACGGTGATCGCCGGCACTTCCTCGTCGAAGGGCAGTTCATCGAAAGGGGCGATCCTTTTGGCGACCAGTTTCGACGGAACAGGCGCAGTAGGGGGAatcggtggtggtagtggaagTGGTCCCTCTACCTCGAATGCGATGGCCAACGATGGTTCTcgtaataataacaataataacaacagtGGCAACGATGGAGCGAAtgcacaacaacagcagcagtcacATCCGTTTATAAAGCTAACAAAGGCCGCCCTGGGTGGAGGAGGGTCATCATCGGCCTCCTCTTCTGGAGGAGTGCCTCCGCATCAGTCCACATCTTCGTCCACCATACCGGACGTGAACATGTTGCATTCAGCTGGAACAACGGGAGCTGGCACTACCGCTTCTACATCTTCGGGATCGGGTGCGGCGGGCAGTTCGGGCGTCCCACCCCATCCAGATTCGGAAAGCGATGACAGCGAAGTGGGCCGACTGCAAGCCCTACTGGAAGCACGTGGTCTTCCGCCTCATCTGTTTGGAGCGCTTGGGCCACGGATGCATCATCTACTCCACCGGACAATGGGAACAAACAGTAGTTCTTCGAAGGCTCAGCAGCTGCTCCAAGGGTTGCAGTGTCCTGACGAGAGCCAGCAACTGCAAGCTGCCATCGAGATGTGCCAAATGTTGGTGATGGGCAATGAGGACACATTGGCCGGATTTCCCATAAAGCAGGTAGTACCGGCACTTATAACGCTGTTGCGAATGGAACACAACTTCGACATAATGAACAACGCGTGTCGCGCTCTTGCTTATATGCTAGAAGCTTTGCCACGCTCATCCGGGACGGTTGTCGATGCAATACCTGCGTTTCTCGAAAAGCTGCAAGTTATTCAGTGTATGGACGTGGCGGAGCAAAGTCTTACGGCACTTGAGATCCTTTCGCGGCGACACAACAAGAGTATCTTGCAAGCGAATGGCGTCTCATCGTGTCTCACTTTTCTGGATTTTTTCTCAATCAATGCGCAACGCGCTGCGTTGGCCATCACGGCTAACTGCTGTTTAAATTTACATACGGAAGAGTTTCACTTTGTAAAGGAATCGCTGGCGTTACTTGCCCGATTACTCGCACAACAAGATAAGAAGAGCGTAGAAAGCATTTGTACGGCGTTTTACCGATTGGTGGACAGTTTCCAGCACGATCAAGCCGTACTACAGGAAATAGCCAGCATGGAATTGCTAAAGAACTGTCAGCAGCTGCTAGTAGTAACACCCTCCGTACTGAACAGTGGCACTTTCACAAATGTTGTGCGTATGTTAAGTGTAATGTGCGCCAACTGTCCAGATTTGGCTATTACGCTCTTAAAGAACGATATCGCTTCGACGCTACTGTACTTGCTGACGGGATCTGCGGAATCTGTTACGTCCGATGTGGAATTAGTTCCTCGTAGTCCGTCAGAGTTGTATGAAATCACCTGTTTGATAGGTGAATTGATGCCTCGTTTACCAACGGATGGAATTTTCGCTGTAGATGCTCTGCTCGAGCGGCCGCAACCGACTGTACAGGATGCGGTCCAATGGCAATGGCGTGATGATCGTGGGGTCTGGCGACCGTATTCATTCATCGATTCACGTATGATCGAAGCAGCTCACTTGAATTCGGATGATGAAATAAGTCTTAGCACGCTAGGACGCACGTACACAATCGATTTTCATTCTATGCAGCAAATAAACGAGGACACCGGAACGACACGGTCAGTACAACGGAAGATAAACCACCAGTTGCTTGCTCAGCAGGGTGCGGCAGCTGCTGCCGCCGCAGAAGCAGCAGCGGCAGTAACTGCGCCAGTCATTGTCACCCCACCAACAGCCAGCGGAAGTGCCGTTAAAGCGGTATCAGCAGAGTGCAGCGCTATCATGGGAAGTGTGGAGAACGCAACAACGTCCACAGCCGTCGCAGTTATTGGTACAGGATCGTTAAATCTTGCCACTAGGCCTCCGAATGCACAGCGTGATGCTCGAATTGCTTGCTTAAAGGAGGAACGTGGTTTGGCTGCTGAGTTCATTCGCAACCTGTTCTCAGTGCTATACGAAGTGTACAGTTCTTCGGCTGGTCCCTCAGTGCGATACAAGTGTCTCCGTGCTCTATTAAGAATGGTATACTTTGCTAATGGAGATTTGTTGCGAGATGTTTTGAAGAATCAACTTGTTTCATCACACATCGCCGGTATGATGGCTTCGAATGATATGCGCATTGTAGTCGGTGCGATGCAGATGGCGGACATTCTGATGCACAAACTACCGGAAGTATTTGGAATGCACTTCCGCCGAGAAGGCGTGATGCATCAGTTCAAACAATTAACCGATCCGTCGATACCGATCTGTGCGGCACCGTCTCCAAAATCGGCTGGAGGAACGCAAAGTGCGCCTGCTTCTGCCACAATTCATCCGGCGGGCGGAAGTAGTGGTGGACAGACGTTTGATTTTGATAGCAGTGCCATCGCGTCCAGCTCGAAGGTCGGAGGAGGTCAGGTTGCAATAGCAATCGGTGGCAATGCTGGTGGATCGCACGTGAAGAACCTTTCTTCCGCGATGATGATGGCCAGCAGTAAGATGagttctcatcatcatcatcaacatgtTCCCCACCATCACCATCTACCACAGCAATCTGTTTCGTCAGCAGCAGGTGCGATGGCCATGACCAGCAGTAGCAACAATTACACTACTGCATCTGCCTCTGCGTCTGCCATAAATCTAAACAAACCATCCTCGATGCGACAACAAGCCGCGgtacaccatcatcatcatttgatGAATTTGATGCCGCACTCCGTCGGTGGACATGTTTCTGTCCCTGGTCAGCATTTGCCAGTGGCGAATTTGCATCACCATCTCGATGCTGGCACTAGTGGAGCTACTGTGCAACCTGTAGTGCAGCCTACCCCCGGGACATCAATTGTAACTGCCACAGTCACAACAACGGGCAATGGAAACATTCTGTTGAATGCTATCTATAACtcagctgctgccgctgctatgAATCCGATGAACCATCATCAGTCCCACCCTCAGGCTCATTCTCATCCGCACGCTGTCCCACAGCATCAGAGCAATCATCCCCAACAACCGACCGGTGCATCTGTGGCACATATGTATCAATCAACACAACACTTTTCCGATGCTTTCACTGGTTACAATGTTGCCGTGTCCAATCAAACCAACGTTGCGCTTCTAACGGGAACCACTGTCGTAGGAACCAGTGCAGGGACAGCCGTGGTCAGTAACAGTAATACGGGAATACATGGAGTAGGAGTAGCGCAGGGAATTGTGGTTTCCCCGAACAACAGCTCCCCAGCTACAAATACGGGACATCATGCTTCCCATGAGggtagcagtagcagcaacggTAATAATGCGGGTCAGTTAAAAATGTCGGACATTTTGAAGCGAAAGGTTCCACCTAAGCGGAAATCGCAGGGTAGTTCTAAATCTAAGTCACGCCACGACGACGCCCACACGTCAGGTGGAGCAAGCTCTTCCTCTGTTGGCCATGGTGCCACATCCCTCTCCACTGGAAGCGGTGTAGCTAGTAATAGTGGATCATCTGGCGGTGTGTCATCCGTAATGCAAGAATTCATCAACAAGGCAACCACAATGGGAACAAGCTCCACGTCGTCTGGACGCCACACACCAGCTTCCGGTTCAGGATCTTCTCGTTCGCGGTTTACAGGTGCGTCATCGAAAACGACTTCTTTCTTAGCATCACTGAATCCAGCCCGCTGGGGTCGGCAATCGTCATCCTCTTCGTCAGCGTCTACGTCCCATAATGCTTCCTCGTCGGGATCTGGCTATGGCAAGGATGGTAGCAGCGGAAGCTCGTTAAACAAGAGCCATTCGAATTCAAACCTGATTGCGGCTGGAAATCGTGAAAAGGCTCGTCAGTGGATTCGTGATCAGGCCGTACTGTTTGTAAATCGTTATTCCGCAGATACAACAAGCGGTACGGCAGAAGGTGCAAGTGGCATAGGTGGTGGTGCCCTCGAGCAGCATCCGGCCTGTACAATCCTGATCCGGCTTACTGATGCCATACGCAAACTGGACGGTCGTAGAGACGAATGTTTAAATGCACTGCAGGAACTGCGGGACATTTTAATGGAAAGCGACATATCACCGTTCGAGGTGAATCATTCCGGTTTGATTCGGGCGATGTTGAACTACATGGCAAATGATGAAAATCCGCTGGTGGAACGAGCGACACGTTTACGTATGTTTTTGCACGTGTTTGCCGGATTGCCGTTGGATGCTAACTATTCCCACGTGGGAACAGGTATGCCAGCAGGTATGGACGGGGCAGCTTTTAGTGCTCTTGTGGCAAAGTTGAATGGATGTGTCACACAGCTCGAACAATTTCCGGTGAAGGTGCACGATTTTCCTGCTGGCGTCGGCGGACGATCTAACACAAGTGCTCTTAAATTCTTCAACACACATCAACTGAAG TGCAATCTTCAACGCCATCCAGAATGTACAAATTTGCGCCAATGGAAAGGTGGTACAGTGAAAATCGATCCTCTAGCGTTGGTGCAGGCCATCGAAAGATATTTAGTAGTGCGAGGTTACGGTGGAATCCGCGTGGACAGCGAAGAAGATTCGGAAGAGGACATTGATAATATTGATGCTGCGGCCATGATATCTATGGGCGGATTGAAACACAAGCTACAGTTTTTGATCGGTGAACATGTGCTCCCATACAACATGACCGTGTACCAAGCCATTCGTCAGTACTCGCCATTGGTAAATGATCAGTCGGAGACGGACACCGATACCGAAACACCGATAG GAAGCGCCAGTATTTGGGTGCAGCAGCATACCATTTACTATCGTCCCGTCGAGGAAGAATCGAGTGGTTCCAACAAGGGAGCATCGGGATCATCGcgaaaaaatagtaaaaattcATCGCAATCGAAACTCATGCGCAGAAAACCGGAATTCTGGATCGATGGACAAGTGCCGGCCGTTGTGTCTCCGCTTGGACCGTTTCTTACTTCAAAACTGCCGGATGTAGTAACAGTACAAGATGCCTCACTCGACGCACTCTGCATGCTGCGTATAATAAACGCACTCAATCGGCAGTGGGCGACTCTTTACTTTTCGGTACCGCACATACCGATTGTTCCACAGGCTGATTTCATTCACTCGAAG aTTGCAGCAAAAGCAAGCCGTCAGCTGCAGGATCCGCTAGTTATCATGACAGGTAATTTACCTCAATGGCTGCAACAGATTGCGGTGGCATGTCCGTTCCTTTTCCCCTTCGAAACGCGCCACCTTCTTTTCTACGCCGTTTCATTCGATCGAGACAGGGCACTCCAGCGTCTGCTCGATACGACTCCTGATCTCAATTCGGCCGACACGAGCGAACGCGTAACTCCACGTCTAGACCGTCGGAAACGGGCCATTTCCCGGGAAGATATACTGAAGCAAGCAGAATCGATTATTCAA GACTTTGGTCACTCGAAGGCTTTGCTGGAAATTCAGTATGAGAATGAGGTCGGTACCGGACTGGGGCCTACGCTCGAGTTCTATGCGCTGGTTTCAACGGAACTGCAACGCTGTGATTTAGGCTTATGGAACGATAGTGATAGCTataaaaacaataaccaaCAATCGACCTCGATTGCGGACAACATTGTCAAATCATCGATTGGTGGTGGAGGGCTCGAGGACGCAAGCTTGGATACgaccacaacagcaacaacgatGACACTCGTGAGCATGACGACTACCCGTTCGTCGCTTGGATCAAATCGTGGCAGCGAGGAGGCAGCCAACAACAGTGTCAGCGGTGTCAGCGATGATAACAGCAGCTTCATAATCAGCAACGATAATTCATTAAACATGCTTATTGAGCAATCGGATCATCTATTACAACTGAATCCGCAACAGGCTGAACTGGAGAACAATTCCACACCACCGCCGGCCTTACCTCCTTCATCTTTTGCCGATGTGGAAGGATTGATGATAACACCCTTATCGGGCGTAGGTATAGGAGGTACAACGGATGGTACCGGTAGTCTGGCTGTTACTGGTGGTGGAGCCATTTCGTACGTAAACGCTCCTAGAGGATTGTTCCCGATTCCGCTCAGCAAGACAGCGAAAACATCGCAGATTTCCCGCTTGAAGCACAAGTTCAAGTTTTTGGGCAAATTTATGGCAAAAGCAGTGATGGACAGTCGAATG CTTGATTTGCCTTTTTCTATTCCGTTCTACCGTTGGATGTTGAGCGAGGAAAGTTCTCTCGGTTTGTCTGATTTGGGCCAGATTGCACCAGAAGTGCAGAGCACATTACTCCGTCTGAACGAAATCGTGAAGCAGCGAGACCAGATCCAGGCAGATCCGAAACTTAATGCCATGGTAAAGACTGAAAAG ATTGAAGCACTTGATTTGGATGGATGTCCAATTTCGGATTTGGGTCTAGACTTTGTCCTGCCTGGCCATCCAAACATCGAATTGCGTCGTGGTGGACGTGATATGGCGGTTACGATCAGCAATCTCCACCAATACATTTCCCTCGTCACGCACTGGTTTTTGGCCGAGGGAGTATCACGTCAGTTTGAAGCACTTCGCGAAG GCTTTGATACTGTGTTCCCAATGAGTCGTTTGCAAATGTTCTATCCGGAGGAACTAGAAAACGTTTTCTGTGGCTCCGGTATCGGTGGAACAAATCTGCAACGCTGGGATGTTCGAATGCTTTCTGAAAGCTGTAGGACGGATCATGGTTTTAGCCAAGACTCGCCGgcaattcaatttttctacGACATTCTCGCTACGTACAATCGGGACGAACAGCGGCTGTTTTTGCAGTTTGTTACCGGTAGCCCGCGGTTGCCGACGGGTGGCTTCAAATCCTTAACGCCGCCGCTGACAATTGTGCGTAAGAAGATGGACGGCAATCAAAATCCGGACGAATATCTGCCATCAGTGATGACGTGCGTCAACTACCTAAAGCTGCCAGACTACTCGAACCGCGAGGTGATGCGTCAAAAGCTGAAGATAGCCGCCAGCGAGGGAAGCATGAGCTTCCATCTGTCATAA